A genomic window from Gymnodinialimonas ceratoperidinii includes:
- a CDS encoding GbsR/MarR family transcriptional regulator, giving the protein MATETSEIDTVRSEFIEKVGLIAQDDGLPKTAGRMFGLFIFDNETVSFGDLAAQLQVSRASVSSSVRLLETWGILKRVSKPGERQDFFRLAARPCENMLKRTRERVRQARDDVLASARRLPPEKDDIKSRIDAFAGLYAVLDQSLGSALDHIQEDAPRGAVSEE; this is encoded by the coding sequence ATGGCGACAGAGACTTCCGAGATCGATACGGTTCGGTCCGAGTTCATCGAGAAAGTGGGCCTGATCGCCCAGGACGATGGCCTGCCAAAGACAGCAGGGCGCATGTTTGGGCTGTTCATCTTCGATAACGAAACCGTCTCCTTCGGGGATCTGGCCGCGCAGTTGCAGGTCAGCCGGGCCAGCGTCAGTTCCAGCGTGCGGTTGCTGGAGACCTGGGGCATCCTGAAACGCGTCTCCAAGCCCGGCGAGCGACAGGATTTCTTCCGGCTCGCGGCAAGGCCCTGTGAAAACATGCTCAAACGCACGCGGGAGAGGGTGCGTCAGGCCCGCGACGATGTTCTTGCAAGCGCCCGCCGCCTGCCGCCCGAAAAAGATGATATCAAGTCCCGCATCGATGCCTTTGCGGGTCTCTACGCCGTTCTGGACCAGAGCCTCGGCTCCGCCCTCGACCACATTCAAGAAGACGCCCCGCGCGGCGCTGTTTCCGAGGAATAG
- a CDS encoding efflux RND transporter periplasmic adaptor subunit, which yields MTKPAETSSAADTEAASPQDAPDATPQAETRAPDAAPEAAPADAPQNPAALRFDTDKGSSRSIWIASLLTLALVGWMGSGFIIPSEEAETEIDAVSEPLPVAVAVERSTAQPVTLYFNAEGQALPDRDTMIRAEASGDIAELMVSMGDYVSEGDPLARIGSERVEAELTRAQQEVTRTQRDLENAETLLERGVATQDRVQTARSAFAQAEAQLSAAEEARENLLIVAPFDGRIEGLGIDAGEFVQAGAEVGRIVDNSPLTVSFQVPQQALSRLESGQPAQVTFITGETREATVSFVGTSAVQSTRTFLAEVTLPNADGAIAAGISAEVTIPTAQITAHFLSPSIVSLSPEGQLGIKTVDAENIVQFYPIEIVRSEIDGIWVTGLPEQIDVITVGQGYVNDGETVRPSVQEAS from the coding sequence ATGACCAAACCCGCCGAGACAAGCTCCGCCGCCGACACCGAGGCCGCATCGCCGCAAGACGCGCCAGACGCGACACCGCAGGCCGAGACGCGCGCACCCGACGCCGCACCCGAGGCCGCTCCGGCCGATGCGCCGCAGAACCCGGCAGCTCTGCGCTTTGACACCGACAAAGGCTCCTCCCGGTCGATCTGGATCGCGTCCCTGCTGACGTTGGCGCTGGTGGGATGGATGGGCAGCGGCTTCATCATCCCTTCCGAGGAAGCCGAGACGGAAATCGACGCGGTGTCCGAGCCGCTGCCCGTCGCCGTGGCTGTCGAACGCTCTACCGCGCAGCCCGTCACGCTCTATTTCAACGCCGAGGGTCAGGCCCTTCCGGACCGCGACACGATGATCCGCGCTGAGGCTTCGGGCGATATCGCCGAGCTGATGGTCAGCATGGGTGATTATGTCAGCGAGGGTGACCCCCTCGCGCGCATCGGGAGCGAGCGGGTGGAGGCCGAGCTGACCCGCGCGCAGCAGGAAGTCACCCGCACGCAGCGCGATCTTGAGAACGCCGAGACGCTGCTGGAACGTGGCGTTGCCACCCAGGACCGGGTGCAGACCGCGCGCTCTGCCTTTGCGCAGGCCGAAGCGCAGCTCAGCGCCGCCGAGGAAGCGCGCGAGAACCTCTTGATCGTGGCACCCTTCGATGGCCGGATCGAGGGGCTCGGCATCGACGCCGGAGAATTCGTGCAAGCCGGGGCCGAGGTCGGGCGCATCGTCGACAACTCGCCGCTCACCGTCTCTTTTCAGGTACCGCAACAGGCGCTCAGCCGGCTGGAAAGCGGCCAGCCCGCGCAGGTGACGTTCATCACCGGCGAAACCCGCGAGGCCACCGTGTCCTTCGTCGGCACCTCGGCCGTGCAATCCACCCGCACCTTTCTGGCCGAGGTGACACTGCCCAATGCCGACGGCGCCATCGCGGCCGGGATCTCGGCCGAAGTCACGATCCCCACCGCCCAGATCACCGCGCATTTCCTCTCGCCCTCCATCGTTTCGCTCTCGCCCGAGGGGCAGTTGGGTATCAAGACGGTCGATGCCGAAAACATCGTGCAGTTCTACCCGATCGAAATCGTGCGCTCGGAAATCGACGGCATCTGGGTGACCGGCCTGCCGGAACAGATCGACGTGATCACCGTGGGGCAGGGCTACGTGAACGATGGTGAGACCGTCCGGCCGAGCGTGCAGGAGGCCTCCTGA
- a CDS encoding sulfite exporter TauE/SafE family protein: MFDILILVAAAFGAGVLNTIAGGGTFLTFPALVMVGVPPVAANATSAVAVFPGYLAGAFGFREELAAFDRKRMARLCAIALAGAAVGSGLLLVSSNEAFSAVVPFLLLASTLAFLYGENIRAFAAARARGVASEGALGLFAVAVYGGYFNGGLGIVLLALFALWGMNEIHQMNGLKNGLSFVISLISVGIFALAGLVTWPYAIIMMVAATVGGYAGAPLARRLPKAAVRALIGLIGFGMSAIFFWRFISGL; encoded by the coding sequence ATTCTGATCCTTGTTGCCGCCGCGTTCGGGGCAGGCGTGCTCAACACCATTGCGGGCGGCGGGACCTTCCTGACGTTCCCGGCGCTGGTCATGGTCGGCGTGCCGCCCGTGGCCGCCAATGCCACCAGCGCGGTGGCGGTGTTTCCGGGCTATCTCGCAGGGGCATTCGGGTTTCGAGAGGAACTGGCCGCCTTTGATCGCAAGCGCATGGCGCGGCTGTGCGCCATCGCGCTGGCCGGGGCAGCGGTGGGCTCGGGCCTGCTGCTTGTCTCCTCCAACGAGGCCTTTTCGGCCGTCGTGCCCTTCCTGCTCCTCGCTTCGACGCTGGCCTTTCTCTATGGCGAGAACATCCGCGCATTCGCCGCCGCACGCGCGCGCGGTGTCGCCTCTGAAGGCGCCTTGGGCCTCTTCGCCGTGGCGGTCTACGGCGGCTATTTCAACGGCGGCCTCGGGATCGTCCTGCTGGCGTTGTTTGCGCTTTGGGGGATGAACGAGATCCATCAGATGAACGGCCTGAAGAACGGGCTCAGCTTCGTGATCTCTCTGATTTCCGTGGGCATTTTCGCGCTCGCGGGTCTGGTCACATGGCCCTATGCGATCATCATGATGGTGGCCGCGACCGTCGGAGGCTACGCCGGCGCCCCGCTCGCCCGGCGCCTGCCGAAAGCTGCGGTGCGCGCACTCATCGGCCTGATCGGCTTCGGCATGAGCGCGATCTTCTTCTGGCGTTTCATCTCGGGCCTCTGA